Within the Arachis duranensis cultivar V14167 chromosome 10, aradu.V14167.gnm2.J7QH, whole genome shotgun sequence genome, the region CACCCGCTGACTAGTAGAACCAAACGCATCATTCCAGCAACTCATGTCTAGATCCATATCCTCTCGTTCTCTTGCTTCGCCATTTACCTCAGGGATCCACCAAACACTCCGGTAACCGAACATATGGTTATGTAAAATGTtaccaaatattttaaaatatatagttatgtaatttttactatttaacaataatttttattttttcaaataaaaaatattaatttctaagtaataaaaaaaagtattatcttaattttaagagcatttttaaataatattataaaagttATATAACCANNNNNNNNNNNNNNNNNNNNNNNNNNNNNNNNNNNNNNNNNNNNNNNNNNNNNNNNNNNNNNNNNNNNNNNNNNNNNNNNtatcttttattattgttcttaatttacagaaatttaatttttgagaaAGTTAATTTATATCAATCTAATCCAATAATAACACGAGTTTagattgtatatatatatatatatttagagATATCACAGTCTTCAATTCAGGATGTCGTccttattaataattaataaagcaAACAAAATGACGAACATACGAAtctatttgaaaataaagaaacgGAGAAAAAAGCACACCATAAAGGAATAAACTAATAGAACTTCATTTTACAATAAGCTGCAGTTTCCATTTCTCACATTCTTAGAGATAGCGAGACATATAGTCTATCCCTTCTTTACTTTGATTACTACTAAGTTTCATTGCGTATATATTGCATGCCTTGAACTCAACTACAGTGCAATAATGTACTTATTGCAttactatataatatatttcACACTATTGCACATTTTGCACCGGTACGAGTTCAATAAATTATTACGGCGTTATTCTATCTGCAAATCACTTGGCACCTTAAAGGGTTTTTCATCTCATTAGAGAGCTTGAGGCATTCTGAAAGATCCACAGGCTGCACCGGAACCCATATGTAATGGTGGAGAAGTTTAGCAAGCCAGAGATGAACCGTTGCCAAGCCCATTGCCTTACCGGGGCACACCCTTCGGCCAGCGCCGAAGGGTGCGAGCCTCATGTCCGAGCCCATGACGGACACATCTTCCTTCATGAATCTTTCGGGGTTAAAATCCCATGGATCTTCCCATACAGATGAGTCATGTGCTATCGCCCACATGTTGACCATTGCAGTTGTGCCACGTGGCACTAAAACTTTGTCTATCTGGACATCATGGATTGCAAGCCGGGCCCATGAGAGCAATGGACCTGGTGGATGCATTCGGAGAACCTCCTTCACTATGGCTTGGAGGTAAGGGAGATTTGGGATGTCCGTGTCCTGCACGTGACCGTTCGGGCCCACGCAATTGTCGATCTCCTGGCGGGCTTTGGTTTGTATGTCTGGGTGTAACACCAGCCTAGCCATGGTCCATTCAAGGAGTATAGCAACTGTATCTGTTCCCCGGAATATCATTTCCTGCacaaatcaattattaatataaaatatatattaaaatataaaatatacattaaaaataattaaataatatatatttatatataaataataaaatgaaaaggTGAGTCCTACCTTTTATATTTGTCTCAAACAGATAAACTTGTAGGCATAATAGaagagattaaaaaaattatatataaacgGATTATTGgctgttttgtttaattatttccATGAAATTATccatagaatatatattaaaagtgGCATGCCTGATTGATTATAGTGAGGTGTATGTCAATAAACACTAGTGACTAGTGAGCTCACATTAAGCTTGGAATACTTTTTCCCTATTGAATAATGCATTATTTCTCTCAATCtttgaatatattatttaatttaagtgCTTAATGCAACGTGtgatatatctatatatatttggTGTAAGTGGCTGAAAAGAGAgagtgagagaagagagaaaagagcaCATACCCACAAAATAGCCACCATATCCGAATCACTAAACCTTTCTTCTTTGGGCAAAGAAAGCAAAGCGCTAAGAAAATCACTCTGTCCAACAAAATCCTCAGATCTTTTTCTGTTTTCAACAATTTGACCCACCACAGTGTTGACCTTAGCCGCCAATTTTTGACACCTTCTTTTCACTCCATAGAAGTCTAAGAACTTAAAAGGGAAATAATCTTCCCAGTTGAACATGGAAATCAACTCATACCCTTCTTTAACCATTTCATCCAAAACCTCTCTTGTTTTTGAACTCATAGAATTATTATTACTACCAAACACACTCTCCAAAACATTGTTAAGAGACCCTTCTTGCAATATTCCCCTAACTTCTACCACCCCTTTCTCTTCCATCTCCTTCCATGCTCTCTCCACCATTCCATCGGCCACTTCTTGCCTGAGACTCTCTAGGCCGGAAATACTTCGTGGAGAGAACATGTGCGTGGCCGCCACCTTGCGAAGGTGGTGCCAGTACGTGCCATAGGGTGCAAATCCTATGGCACGCTCAAACATTAGCAACCTTGCTGATTGTTTGACTGGACGATCTGAGAAACTAGAACCACATAGAATTTGTCTTGCGGTGTCAGGGTGACTGCTTATGATAACAGGTTGGGATCCTAAACTCACTGCCATGAGTCTTTTCGCATTTAGCGAAACGGCCATGTCAGCGAGTTTTCTATGGGCTAGGGAGCCCATGTAGGGCAAAGTCCCCAGTATGGGCCAGCCCATAGGACCAGGGATTTTTTCATAGTCCTTGTAAAGTTTTTGGTAGTTTCTCCATGCAAAGCCTCCTGGGACAAGCCAATAGTTAAGGGAGATAGCAAGAAGAGGAAAGGCTGTGGTGAGAAAGAGAGTAAGAAGTGACcataaagagaaagaagaagagaagatgcTTTCAAATGGTGAGTTTGTTCCAAGAGAAAAAAGTGCGAGAAACATGGAGATAAGTGAAAATGAGCACAATGATGGCAAGTACTTCATGTTTTGCTTgggggagaaaaaaaaaagggtaaagGATNNNNNNNNNNNNNNNNNNNNNNNNNNNNNNNNNNNNNNNNNNNNNNNNNNNNNNNNNNNNNNNNNNNNNNNNNNNNNNNNNNNNNNNNNNNNNNNNNNAGATCCATTGTAGGTTTATATAGAGTTTGGAAAGTGGTGGTGGAGGTTAAGCATATTTGGTTAAGAAGGTAACCATGGTTAGGCAAATGATATGTCATATTCTAAAAGaaaccattttttaaattatttattataatataatattcgaTGCTTTATTATTGCAATTAAAAAatggaaattatttttttaatatttttatttgttgaaattaagaagaaatataatattaaggtgaaaattcaggtgcaattgacttcacgtaaagttgatatctgagagccgttagatgaaaatttagtcaaatcaatcaaatcatttaacagctctcaaatatcaacttcacgttgaagtcgacttcacattAGTTTTCACCTAATATTAACAGCGAGAATGTGTTGATTTGGTGTTTTGAAAAAAAGTACTACAAACAGTGTAATGTTTGGGAGTTGTAATGGGGGAATTATAAGGCGTTATaacctattttttatttttcttaatgtgtttatttttatttttttattattattaaaataaattaataattttaaatgaattttattttagattttgtaattgttattaaaatcatttatacataaaattataaatattaaataaaataaaataatttttgttattatctcTCTAGCATACTCATAATACATATATTCTAAAACCCTTTCACTTTATTATCTTTAAGGCTAAACTATAATTTTGATACtgtgtttaaattaaaataataaattaccaAAACTACCGTAGATAGATTTATGTGGCCGCAGATATACATAATCTAGATTCTAGAAAGATgaaaatgacaaaattaaaagctcaaaaggtataaaaactattgaaaataaacaatgtctttttactcttaaaattcGATCATTTTATCTTCAGTAAATtttctaagaaaaagaaaaatgaccaAAATGGtacttaaaaatttatatcgctgacaaaaataattttaaaaaatataaacgacaaataagtatttaaaaaatttaaaaacgtgataaaaatagttagatattaaatttatattctaAAAGTAGAGAATTTTAGAGATcatatttttatgcaatttttgcaaacattatttgaaaaaaaaaatctttttattcttaaaattaataattttatgataagtgaatttttttaaaaaaattattgtagaTGATAAagttgttttgaaaaataaaagaatattctAGAGATCAAAATTTGTTCCTAAGAAGCTTTCTAAGATGGGTAGAAGAAGAGACAAAGTAGGATGGGAATGAAAGCGTagaagagatgtggagggagatagCAGAAGTTATTAAaagaacaacaaaagaaagttttggtgaatttAAAGGGATAGGACCAAGGGACAAGGAGTCTAgtggtggaatgcgagtgtacaagaaaatataaagataaaaagggagTGCTTTAAAGAGTGATCTTTATGCCACAATGCAGATAATTgagaaaaatataaggcggctaagaaagagacaaaagtggttTGTAAGTGAAgtaagaacaagagcatatgagagTCTCTACCTGTCTTTGGAcacaaaagaaggagaaaaaggtatatatagaatcacAAAGAGTCGTGAAAGAAaaacgagagatttggatcaggttaattgtataaaggataaggatggagaggtgctggctcaagaggagaagattaatgaaaggtggaagagctacttcaatgagttatttaatgaaggaCATAAGACTCTTTCGAGCCTTGGATAgttatgcacaagggaagaagatcaaaactttgactactatcgacGGATTCGAGACTTtgaggtaaaagaggctctaaagcagatgaaaaatggcagggtaGTAGGATCTGATAATATCctgattgaggtttggaaggacCTTGGAGGAAAAGGCATTAAttggttaaccaagctttttactgagattttaatgtaaaaaaagatgcctgatgagtggagaaagagcacattggtacctatctacaagaataaagaggatatacaaagttgcagAAACTATAGAGGGATAAAGCTCATGAGCCATATCATAAAGTTATGAGAAAGAGTGATGGAATGGAGGTTGaaaaaagagacacaagtaatagagatccaatttggatttatgtcAGGTAGATCCACCACCGAAGCGATATACCTGTTAAGagggatgatggagaggtatcatagtaataaaagggatctacatatggtgtttattgatttagaAAAAGCGTACGATAGGGTGCTAAGGGAGGTCTTATgaaaggttttagaaaagaagagagtaaaaATCTCATATATTTGTGCAATTAaaaacatgtatgatggggccacaactagtgtgaagactcaaggtggtgtgacagagaaattttctattggtataggattacaccaagGATCATCCTTAAGTTCATACCATTttacattagtcttggaagtactcacagagcacatccaagagcctatgccatggtgcatgctttttgccgataatatcgtccttatgggagagtcaagggaagacctaaataagaagttagaCTTAtagagagaagctctagaagtgtatggtctgcacATAAGCCATAGCAAGacagaatatatggaatgtaagttcggtttgagaagaaaaaaccctaatatagaggtgaagattggagaaaacatcctacgaaaagttaaaagttttaagtatcttgggtgtaTCATACatgataatggagagattgaacaagaTGTAAATCATATGATCCAAGTATGTTGGTCAAAATAACAGAGTGCATCTAgttttatatgtgacaaaaaagtgcctttaaaacttaaaggtaaattctatcgcactacTATAAGACTGGCTATGCTTTATGATACGGAGTGTTCGGTGgccaaaggggagcacgaacataagctaagtgtggcagagatgaagatgttgagatggatgagtggtcatacgcgattggataaaataaagaatgaagACGTAAGGAAGAGAGTTGGAGTAGTACcaattgtggaaaagatggtagaattgcgtctcaggtggttttgACATGTGAGatgaagaccgatagaacaccCAGTCAAGatggtggatgagatggaagatggacaaaggggtAAAAGGCAGaagaagacctaagaagaccatccatgaggtgatTAAACGAGATTTACATGTAAATGGTCTCTctatagacatgatacatgacagagctcATTGgcatcgtttgattcatgtagctgACTCCACCTAGTGGGACAAGACTTTGTTGTTATTTGTTATTGGATCAAAATTTGTTCTGATTTTTGTGTAcaatttttaaatagttattcaaattaaatatcttTACCAATATTcggattaaataaataaattgtttattaaatacaaaagtttttttgccatttataaaaaatatgatatttattGGTTTTTTTGTCGTGTTTTCAAATCATTCAAGGACTTATTAGCCGTTCGTATCTCTAAAGGCTATTTTTATCATATGGATAAACTTTCGGGTATCATTTAGGTagtttatcattttaaaaaaatatttattataaatgaccatatcttttgaaaaataaaaaggtctagagattgaattttgttCCATTTTTTATATGCACCTTCTATATAGTTATTTAAATGTTACcacaaaaattcaaatcaaatacacaaattatttactaaaaatGTCAAACAACCTAAGTTTGCATAGATGAAAGAGAATGGCCCTAGTATCAACGGTTTCATCAATATGTCAGTGACTTGTTCATGCGTAGAAATTGAGAGGAGATGAATCAAACATTCTTGTAGCTTATCCCCCATGATATAGTGACAACCCGCTTCGATGTGTTTGCTATGCTCGTAGAATACAAGATTAGTGGTAATGTAAAGGGCAAATTTGTTATCACAGAATAAGTTCATAACCTTGTCGAGTGGTCCTCCCAAGTCTCTCAAAACATAACTCATCCAGTGTGTTTCTCTAGTGGTTTGCACGAGTATTCTGTATTCTGTCTCTTTGCTCTTACACATACTTAAGGAAGAACCtagataaaataatatattgaaATTGACCTGCTCGAATCTAGACATACTATCCAGTCAGAATATGAGAATTCAGTAAGGGACAAATAAAAATTCAGTGGAGAGGAACAACCCAACAACTAGAGAGCCCTTCACATACTTAAGAATCTTGTGTTCAACATGCAAAAGATTTGTTGTAGGACAATCTAGAAATTGACTTAGCTTGCTAATTACAAAGTTTATATCCAGTGTTGTGTTGGACAAATTCATCAATTTTTCAATGATTTTTCTATAATTGGATGAGTTTAGCAGTGTCTCTCCATCATCCATCTCAGTCTCAACCTGTAATCAATAAGAATAGATATTGGTTTACATTCTTCAAACCAGTGTCTCTAAGAAAGTCCATCATGTATTTTTCCTGGTAAAGATCAGTTCCTTTCACGGACCTGGCCACCTCAAGTCTAAGAAAATACTTAAGGTCTCCTGTGTGCTTAATGCAAAATCTGTCATGAAAAAGCTTCTTAACATAATTAATTTCAACTAAATCCACTCTTGCAAGCACAAAGTCATCAACATAGACAAGCAACCACTATGAAGCCTGTGGTTTAAGACTTGATAAAGATGAGATAATTTGATTTGCACTACGTCTATCCCAATTCTACTAATACAGACTTCTATTTGAAATTTCATTGGCAACTAGCATGTTTGAGTCCATACAAGGACTTCTTTAATTTGCATGCATGTCCTAGAGCTGACTCTAATCCTTCCAGATGTTTAATATAAACCTCCTCATCAAACTCACCAATCTGTTTTAAATACTGTCCCTTGACAGCAACCAATACCAAATAATATACATGGTGCCAAACTTTATAACGGGACTAAATATATCCTtatagtcaatttcaggaactTAGATGAACCATTTTTCTACGAGGCGAGTTTTATGCCTCTCAACACTTTCATTTggtttgtatttaattttgaatatcCACTTACAACTGATTGCTTTTTTACCATTTGGGAGAAAAATTAACTTCAGATTTACAACCTTAATGACTTCTTTCCAACAAGATCAAAGAATCACATTTTCATAAGATGTAGACTCTAAATTTAATATGGCTAATGAGTATACATGATGCAtaggaaaaaaaagatttagGACAATTTACCATAATAAATAAACTGCCTTCCAATATTACCAGTATACACAATTTGCAAAACGCATACCAAAATGCATTTTTTCATAAACTATGCAAACCGCGACAAAGGACTCGCGGTTTACAAATACATGTAAACCGCTACAGGGGTGTCGCGGTTTACGTTCTAGACAAAAAAGCATAATCCACGATAAGGGTGTTACGATTTATGTGTGAATGAGTAGTGTGCATAAACCACGACATGGATTCAACGGTTTATGCGTTAGTATAAATACGCTCCAAGGTCTCGCGGATTATGCATTTGTAGTTGTTATAaggtttttagagagagaatgagaggttttctagagagagaaagagagaaaaaatttgTGGGTTGGTTGAGCTTGTTCGGGTCGGGACAAGGGCGAGGAACGCTGTCTTTACAGGCTCAACAGCGTTGCGCACGTTGCTGGCAGCATAAACGAAGAGGttagtttgtttatttttagttaatgtatttaatataatattttttcaatggTTGTGAGTTAGGTATTTAAATttagatttaaattattattttaaaatcataaaatttagtatttaattaagagaaaaggacaaataggtctcCTGACCTTTTGTCCCGCAGACATTTTCGTTCCTTACCACTGAAAAATACCTTTAAGTCCCTGACCTTCATAAAATTTAGATGGATCAATCCCTCCGTTCAAATGTCTCTGTCAGACCCAACGGAAAAAAGCTGACGTGGCTCCCGTAatgcttgtcacgcgtacgcgtcacgcgtatgcgtgggtcacACGTATGCGTCATCTGGCAAACTTCTCTCTAACACGTACGTGtgggtcacacgtacgcgtcaccatGAATTCAACAAATCTTCATAAatcctccactttgcatgctttttttccatttctttcaagtcattcttgccttcaaaactttaaattactcaaacaaacatatcaaggtatcgaatagGGGAAAAGTAAGAATGATACAGCCTCTACATGATTAAAGAAAGTTACAATGATGAAACAGCTCTCAAAGTTGCAACATTTTTCgtcgattttttttcttttttcttttttattttttgcatcaTCATAGCCTTGCATTGTacatcaaaatattaatttagtattCTTTTACATCGTACTCTTATTCCATTATTCTCaataatcttattcttaatattgtTTTGGAATCTAACGtttatgattatattattacctatgattaattttttatttaatttgtcctTTTTAATGAgatcataatttatattataaaaaaattacactaaaaGATAGTATACGaaaattacaattataaaagagagtactaaaataataaaaattaaatatttatcttgACAATGAtggaaataaatttaaaagtttttaaagatatttttagtaCGCTTTTTTAGTATGCTataattttactattattattctatacaaaaaaaataataggtaaaaaatatatataaacaaaaaaataagaataaaaaataataatatccatGAGAGAgtactaaagaaaaatattataaaaaaaataacaaaattaatcatatgaACAATGAAGTAAAAAATTGGgagatagaaaataaatttcaatctaACGTGAAAATGTAAACGCAAAAGCCAACTATCATTTTTAGCTTTGGCTAAACTTTGGTTGAAGAGCAGAATCACGTTTAtgttcagaagaagaaaaatagccaaactaaatttaatttacttttcttccatttgatgccttgatatgtttgtttcagtgatttaaaattttgaaggcaagaatggcttgaaagaaatgaaaaaaaagcatCCAAAGTGgaaaattcatgaagaaattaggatttgttAAATTCATGGCGaggcgtacgcgtgacccacacgTACGTGTGAAAGGGAagtttgccaatcgacgcgtacgcgtgacccacgcgtacgcgtgattgggaattttgccagatgacgcgtacgcgtgacccacgcgcacGTGTGACAAGCATTTTCAATTGGATCTGACGGAGGGATTGATCCGTCCAAGTTTTGTGAAGGTCAGggatttaaaagtatttttcaatggTTGGAGATGAAAATGTTCGCGGGTCAAAAGGttagggacctatttgtccttttctctttaataaatttaaattaaagtctTGAATCATTTATGCagtttttattgaattttgtgatTAGAAAATAGAAACTGTATGTTACCTGTTTAAACtttaatattgtattttttgtgttaaattactttaaattagtgttggatttattatttgtttggTTTTTTCTGTCACATGCTCTGGCCGActaggtgtatttatagtgtcCGGAGGCAGTAGAACATGCCTTTGCATGACAGGATTGTACCTTATATAGAGAGGGCTAGTTTGTACCACCTGGCAAGGCTAAACGTGAGGTGGTTCTGGTTGGACGAGCCCTTAGTCAGCGCTTTCATTGAGAGGTGGCGTCCTGAGACGCATACCTTTCAAATGCCTTTTGGAGAGTGCACTATCACGCTGCAGGATGTAGCATACCAGTTGGGGCTGTCCGTGGATGGCTTACCTGTATACGGGTGCCTTACAGATTTGAGAAGGTTATGGAAGAAGGAAAACCGGCGTGGGAGTGGTTTCAGGAACTGTTTGGCGAGCTTCCACCACAAAATAAGGTAAAGCAGTATACAGTCCACATCACCTGGTTTCATGAGAGGTTCAGGGTGCTGCTGAATGATGCTACAGAGGACACCGTACACATATATGCACGGGCTTATATTATGATGCTGCTTTCCACTCAGTTGTTCGGTGACAAGAGTGAAAATCAGGTTTATATATGGTGGTTGCCGTTTGTGGCGAGGCTTGATGATATGGGCGGTTATAGTTGGGGGTCGGCAACGTTGGCTTGGCTATATCGTTGCATGTGTCGGGTGGCCAACAGAAACGTGACAAACTTGGCAGGCCCCCTGCAACTACTCTAGTCATGGATTTTCTGGCGATTTCCTAGCCTCAGGCCGCAGGGATTCGACACCTATTCCTTCTCATTGGCTTCCAGGTATACATATCTGCACAGTTAGACTTGAACTGTAACTTTTTTTATTCTGGTTCTACCTGTTAACTAGGTCATTAGCAATTTATACATGTGTATAACATTGTATTCGTTCAGGTGGGCCACCTACTTGCTAGACATGCCTGATAACAGGCGCGTGGAGAGGCGACGACGCATTGGTACCCGGGCTACAGACCGGGAGTGGCGATGGCT harbors:
- the LOC107468875 gene encoding cytochrome P450 78A5, which produces MKYLPSLCSFSLISMFLALFSLGTNSPFESIFSSSFSLWSLLTLFLTTAFPLLAISLNYWLVPGGFAWRNYQKLYKDYEKIPGPMGWPILGTLPYMGSLAHRKLADMAVSLNAKRLMAVSLGSQPVIISSHPDTARQILCGSSFSDRPVKQSARLLMFERAIGFAPYGTYWHHLRKVAATHMFSPRSISGLESLRQEVADGMVERAWKEMEEKGVVEVRGILQEGSLNNVLESVFGSNNNSMSSKTREVLDEMVKEGYELISMFNWEDYFPFKFLDFYGVKRRCQKLAAKVNTVVGQIVENRKRSEDFVGQSDFLSALLSLPKEERFSDSDMVAILWEMIFRGTDTVAILLEWTMARLVLHPDIQTKARQEIDNCVGPNGHVQDTDIPNLPYLQAIVKEVLRMHPPGPLLSWARLAIHDVQIDKVLVPRGTTAMVNMWAIAHDSSVWEDPWDFNPERFMKEDVSVMGSDMRLAPFGAGRRVCPGKAMGLATVHLWLAKLLHHYIWVPVQPVDLSECLKLSNEMKNPLRCQVICR